DNA from Vicinamibacteria bacterium:
CGGGCGACCAGTTCTATGCCCAGCGAAGGGAAGAATTCGGATTCGGTGACGACGGACACATGATTCGACGCACCGGCTGGATTACGGTGCTGGCGGTTCAGGAGAGCTCGTCGATGGCCGAGATCACGCAAGCCTGTGCCGACGTCCATATCGATGACTACTTGAAGCCTTTCGAGCCGATTCCAGTTCCCCTTTTGCCGGTTCAGGCCTACGCTACCCGTCTCACGCCGGAAACGGGCCGAATGCGAGGGACGGTTGCCGCCTCCCTCGACAGCCTGCGCTCTTTGGGCGAAGGACACCTCGTGAGCATCGACCTCGGGCAGCAAGACGGGGTCGTTCCCGGCAACGTCTTCGTAATCTTCCGTTACGTCTATCCGAACGCCCCGCGCAAGGTCCTAGGCGAGCTCGCGGTGCTGACGGTACAGCCGGGACACGCTACGGCACGCATCATGGAGAGCAAGGATTTCGTCGAAATCGGAGATTTGATCGAGCTGAAGTAGACCTTTCGCTCACCTCTTCGAATCGCTCCCTGACGGGCCGCCGACTTCAGGGGCGGAGACGAGGTTCCGCCCACCTGCCCCCCGCGTGAAACACGAGACGCTTTTCCGTTATCAGGAGATCTCCGGGAACGAGAGCCGCGAGGAGGATCGTAGCGCGCCGGGCGGCCTGTCGCGACGGAATCGATATTCCTACGGCATCCCAGAGCTCATGATGGCGGTAGCGCTGTTCGACGACATCTTTCAGTCGGTGGGATGGGCTCAGGCGGAGGACGAAAACGTCGATCCACCGAAAGCGGCGCTTTCCGAGCAGTACACCCCATTCCCCAAGCCGTTCCCGCTCGACATCGGGGCCGATATGGACGAATGGGGGGGGAAGGGAAAGGGCGCTGGTCCCTTTCACGCCTGACTTCCGGTTGGCAGCTCGCCGGATACTTTCTTGTAGAATCTCAGAAAATAATCGACTCCGGACGCCAGGGCGAGTCCCACGGTAATCCACAGAACCGCCGGCGCCAGCACGGCGAGAGGGCCCAGAAATTTCCTTCCCAAGATCAAGAGCAGAATGGCCGCCACCTGAGTCGCCATCTTGCCTTTTCCCAGAGGACTCGCCGGGATGGTGATACCACGCTCGACCGCAACCATCCTGAGCCCGGTAACGGCGAACTCCCGACCCACGATGACGACGACCATCCACGCTGGGGCAAGGCCCATCTGAACGAGACTGATGAACGCAGCCGACACCAGAACTTTGTCCGCGACGGGATCGAGCATCGTGCCC
Protein-coding regions in this window:
- the pgsA gene encoding CDP-diacylglycerol--glycerol-3-phosphate 3-phosphatidyltransferase; translation: MTLPNLPNGLTLSRIFLVPLLVVVLLTRTERWELIGAGIFAVAAFTDWLDGYLARRRRQVTTLGTMLDPVADKVLVSAAFISLVQMGLAPAWMVVVIVGREFAVTGLRMVAVERGITIPASPLGKGKMATQVAAILLLILGRKFLGPLAVLAPAVLWITVGLALASGVDYFLRFYKKVSGELPTGSQA